CAAGTGTGCTTCACTTATATACTAgaaattatacccgtgcgttgcacgggtttatttataatttttaaaaataatatatgattattatagttttaataaatatataaatattaaaatatgtgtaatcatataatataataaattaaataataatggagGTGAGACATTTCATTGAATAGAATTCGAgtttactcaaatttaataattgatagttttttaaaaagaaaactgtattgaaacacaataaaaatgagaacaaCCTTCTTATTTAGATAATTGCATTTGATCATAACATACTCATATCTGTTGTTCCCTACCACACCCTTGATTTGCCAAAAAGTTTGTCAGAGTGACGCAATACATGCACCACACCAACACACTGAATTATAGACATCTAATgatctatatgattaaatacATGTTCCAATTTTCTTGACCTCCTATCTCCCCTAGACACTCATCCAACCCTAAGAaggaatcactctcaaccaccacatttgaaaatttaaattgctggaaaaataacaaagcatGTAACACTTCTTGAACCTTCGTCAAAAGCCCACAACATTTTAGTTCTTTTTGTAAAGTAATCTGAAACCTCCCCTTCTTGATCCCTCAAAACCATGCCAATACCACTCACCATTGGGTTCCCTTTCGACGCCCCATCCACATTAAACTTCAAAACAGTGGCTGACGTTGACTCCCGGCCAATACATTGTTCATGGCATCTTTTGTTTTCATGGCCATTCAATACGCTCAAAGCCTCTAGCAAACTGTTCCAAATCATATCGACAATCATTCCACTTCCCCTTGACCCACCAAAACACACAAACCAAGCAATAGTCTCATATATGTTGAAGAGAAATAACTTTGTTATTAAACACCGTGCATTTCTCTCTAGACTCTtgtaattgatattaaataattagtattgaagcagtcttaatattttattcatttgaaaatatagaaattcattatgtgaatttgaaatatattcaagtactaagtttttaatatcataaataagttataatgacatattttttacactttatatccacaataaagtaattttaactttttataataagaaatgattttttagtgtaaagaattatttattagacttaaatttattcaactttggtcatagttattttactatgttattctttctcaagacatttctactaatatataataaatcaaaaattatattttaagaattttttcAACGAATACTCACACATTATAGTTAACGGTAAATACCGATAGAGtgccattttttatttaaagactactttttcttaattatttttaataaatattatttattataattaattttaactctcaatatttttttatatcaaaatattacttagttttatattaattttctccccttcaatttatgattgataattaatattctatgttttttttaattaatattggaTAAACTATTTTCTTATAAGTAActgaaatttataattaattgataaTACAATTAACACAAAcatgagttttttattatttaatgtattttctatttttactatttaatatatagtactgccatatgatttaatgtatttttttatacttgatgatttttttcctaaaataaagaaatatttgTATTATTTAGTATAGGTAGCTAAATAGTCTTTAgttaatttctttcagttttcaatctttatatttaatgtatttaataaaaaattataatttaattcaaaGGTTACATCATATTGGCATTTGTAAAGTCAAAAAACAAAATGATTGAGatgtttcaaaagttacattatatttgaaagttgaatagaaatttaatttttttaactttattgtttaatgcatttaatacttatagctcaagtgagctttacatatatatatatatatatagatagatattgaTAGATAtgtagatatagatatagatagatagatatagataaatatagatagatatttttttttggaaaaaccaaatattatatatatatataaataattactttgggaaataagagccccaagtacaatatagatagatatatattgatagaattttttttattttaaaagtattttatctaaattatttattaataaatattattttgttttttttattttttaaatttgtcaaatgcaaagctcaagtcaatttttagTCTaggaatgttgttatttaatataagtagttgaataagtttttataatacaatttttttcagtttttagtttattaaattttttattttttaatgtatttaatataaaggtatgtgagcttttatgatttaatacattaattgcatgcaaaaacacaagtgtgctttacatatatatatagatatatatagatagatgtcAAGTCAGTCAATATTGAAGCTTCCGGGAATTCAAGGCCTAAACTCTTTCTAAGTCAAGTCCAATTCTTTTTTAAAAGACGAAAATATAAAGTAAGTCAATTGTCTCCCACTAGCAAAAAATACTCTCATAACAGTGAGTGGTTAGTATTTTTTCTATTCATATTGTATATTTTGACACTTAATTACTCACACTTGTTCAGTTATTCATATATACTTaccatattttttttgaaaacaaaaatattattgaatgaGTAAAAGTTTCCAAGAGAACACCCCTCTCAAGGTAAGTCTATAAGATCAAAACACCCCAAAAactaaaacccccttgggaaccAAGCCGAGCCAAAGgaatgagcctcattaaaaccttactaagaaaaacccaatgggaaaaacctagtaaggaaaaagagtactcaaacCCAAAGCAATCAACAACAGCAATTACTTTGTTCCCGATTCATATCAGATAAAGCACATCCCATTACAACCTTTGTGATAAGCCTATGTATATACCCAGTTTATCAAGACAGACTTCCTGCTAAACACTTATATACCATAGGCACATTTTGGATATCAAAGTAACAAGATCTTGAGCTGTTTGCAAACTCCCTGCACTTGAGTTCAAAAACACGCCCAAGATAGTCATTTGAACTTCTTCAGACTTGGAAATCATGTAAAACAAAGTGCACCAACCAAGTCTACTGTCAAACCATTTTCTGCATCATTCAAAGTAAGCCCACAATGGAAACCCCCTATCCCTACCTCTTTTTGCTAAGCAATCAGCCATACCATTCCCTTCCCTCAGAATATGCCTAACACCCACACAATTAACCTCCACAGCCAACCTATCAATACATTCCAACACAGAAAATAACTTCCAAGGCCTATGCTCCTTTCTATTAATCCACCCCACTGCTAAAGACGAATCGCTTTCAATCAAAACCGAGCTAATTCGAAATTCCTGACAGAAAAGTAAAGCGTGATAAATGGCCTGAACCTCTGCCTCATAAGCCCACAAATCCCCCATCGCCTTTGAAAAACATCCCAGAACTTTCCTCTTATCATTTCGCAGAATCCCTCCAACCCCACTCACCCCCGGGCAGCCTAATGATGATCCGTCTACATTAAATTTAACCTCCCCAACCTCAGGTGGCTCCCAATCCTGAGCTCCTCTGACCCTTACCCTTGTAGGCAACCGAACATGCTCATAGCCCAGAACAAATTGATCAACACTATAGGGACATGATCCCCACCACGCTTTCACCCACCAAGCTACTCTTGCCAAACAAAGATCCCACACTGATTCTGAATTAAAAGACACATTGTTAAATACCCCCTTATTCCTCTCTAGTCATATTGTCCAGCATAGAGCATAAGGAAACAAAGCCCACAAAGTCTTATCAACCTTCCCTCTTAAGCACTCCCACTCCAATAACATCTCTTGTACAGTACTGGAATCACCCATGTCAACCCCTCCCTCCCCACAAAACCACACCACAACCTCCAAATCACCTCACAATGTAGAAACAAGTGAGCTGCTGACTCTGCAAATTGTCTGCATAACACACATAAATCCCCCTCCACTAAGGATACCCCACGAGCTAATAAATTAGCCTTTGTTGCAACTCTATCTCTTTGAAGCAACCACATGAAGGTGGCTACTTTTGCAGGCATCAAGTTCTTCAAAACCTTCGGTACTGACCATACAGTGTGCTCAAACTCATTACCCTCCACAGCAGCACATAAACCTTTCACAGTGAACCACCCTGAAACTTCCCCTTTCCAGAATACCATATCTCTTTCCTCCGAGGGGAACACCATACTAatcaattgattgaaatgttgcAGCTGCTCTAACTCCCACACAAAAAATTCCCTTCTGAAACTAACAGCCCATTCCCACCTCCCTTGTACAAGACATCCCATATCCGCCACAGCACCCTTCTTATTTATCGATATTGCAAACAGCCTCGGAAAAGCGACCCTCAAAGGCACATCACCCACCCACACATCCTCCCAAAATCGCACCCCAACCCCCTTACCCACCTTACACGCCAACCCTTCCACGAATAACCTGACCAAATTACTCTGCTCTCTGTACAAACCCCACAAAGCAACAGCCACATAAGATCCCATCCTTGCCTGCACACCACCTCTTTGAGGgattataaaaatttaaaatcataCAAATTTACTTATACTGTGATTTTACAGAGGAAAATATCTTATGagtgtttttttatttctgtCAACACACATTCTAATATTGTGCTTTTAACTAATATTATGTCTAATTCACAATTTTAACACATTCACATATATTTCTCGTCTAtgtcatttttcttcttcttatcattaacttttttttctatCATGTCACTAATTAGGTATATTTGTCACTTTTCTCTATTCAATTCTTACATTGGATGTAACCCGTTACTTAATTAACAACCTAACTTTTATCCTTTTGTCAACTACAACAACCTGACTTTTATCGTTTTTCCACAACGTGCTTATAAACTGACAAAACCAGCCCAAATTGTCGCTGTGTATACGTTACCATACATTTGCTTTATAATTTCCATCTTTGCAGGTAGATGACTTAATTTTacataataaataaatgaaattaatttctatgcactaaGAGTGTAAAatgttttacacaatcattccATCACAACTTTCCATTtactattttaaatattattaaattcaaaataattataAGTTAGTAAAATGAAGGAATGTGATTGATTGAttgtgtaaaatttatttacactAGATATTAATCTTTATATATGAATATATGAGATGAGTAGATGGCATAAGTTCAATTAAATTTTTCTGCAAATTTTCTCAATCGCGTTAGAATAAATAATATACTTATGGGATCACTTTTTTTTTCGTCAACAGAATTAATCCATCTAAATTGAAGATTTTTTGTGTGTGcttgttgtggtaccttaagccgGATTAAGGCGTGGTACCCAAAATAAGGTCATTCGATAATAAAGACTCAATATATCGATTCAAAGTTTGATTTTATTCTATCGTTTTAATGCAGCGTTGCATTTTTAGGGATGTGAGATTTGCGAGTTATGTTTTCTGAGCTTTATTCATCCATCAACCATggtcattttacgcgcatctaCATCACCATCATTCATTTCCACCACTCATTCAGTTTTCATTAAAATATGAATTTCATAagataaagttaattgataagtaaagtaaaatttaaagatgtaGTATTtgccttgaataacatgataataatctattaaattacttaatacgggtattatacaaaaaaaaatcagggtaccacagaatttaccttTTCTTATCAGTTTTGGGTATACAACTTCAATAAATACTTCTAGATGTACAACAAAAAAAATACTTCTAGGATTTTTTAAGCAAGTTAGCCTATATCATGATTCAACCATATAAatctatttaaaaataaatttataacttATTCAAATATCTTTGCATGAGTAAGATATTTAAAAAAGCTTTCAGGCTTTAAACCCAATATAATCCGCATACTTCCCACCCCTATCTTATTAGAGCATGTTGGTCTGATCAATTATTAGAGAAtgttttactttcaaaaaaaaattattagagaGTTTTACCTTTAAATATGCAATCAGATCAGACCAAGTTTTCAAGAATCAGCACTAAAACAAAAATCTGTATATTATAGGTAATAGTCTAAACTGTAGacttcaattttttatgttgtAATTATTTACATAATGTTCAACCACCTTATTTTCATCCAAATTTattcattttctatttctatctatctctttttttttttgtgacgGTACGCATATGTCATCGCGATTTGCTAGGTCTGTGTATAAAAAATGTCTCTATTCCTATCACTATACTACTATTAGATAAGGGTGAAATGTAtttgttaacaaaaaaaattccattcCATTCTATTAATTTGCCATCGATCAAGTTTGCCATTATTCAAATTCCAAAAGGAACCCTCGACGAAAGTACTACTACTATCAATTAAAATTTCGCTGCAACCTCTTAATTCAAAAAGTCATATCGTGGTTCGTTGAGAAAGGGGTTGATCGTTCAAACATTGGGTCTGCATATAATTTTAAACGGGCATTATCAACTAGTGTCATTATCATGCTTGCAAAACTATAATCTCTCAACAACTTATTTTTAACATATTAGCTGACCGTATTGACTAACTTGCTCACGAGAGGAAAAAATATTCATAAAAGGAAAAACATCAAGTTGCATTGGTATGTATCAAAAAGAAAGACTCAGTGGaaagttacaacttacaaggaCCCCACTTGGGTCCTCCAGCTTTGGTTTGTGTGGTGCGTCCTCTACATAAATAGCTCACTCACCCGCATTCTCTTCCATCAGCAACACTACCAATCCCAACTTTGTAGCAAAGCAAATTCACAACCCATCAACGATGGCAACACAATTAGCAGCAGTTCCTAGTTATTGGGTCACAACTGCAGCCACATGCCTTGCAGCATTTGCCATCCTCCTCCTCTTCAAGCGACGGCTGAGCAGCCGCAGCAAATACAATCTACCACCAGGCCCAAAACCATGGCCCATCATAGGAAACCTCAACCTCATAGGATCCCTCCCGCACCAGTCCATCCACGCTCTAAGCCAGAAGTACGGACCCATCATGCATGTCTGGTTCGGCTCCAACCCCGTTGTTGTGGGCTCCTCCGTGGACATGGCCAAAGCCATCCTCAAAACCCACGATGCCACCCTTGCAGGCCGGCCAAAATTTGCAGCCGGCAAATACACAACCTACAACTACTCAAACATAACTTGGTCCCAATATGGCCCATATTGGCGCCAAGCCCGTAGAATGTGCTTGATGGAACTGTTCAGTGCAAAACGCCTCGATTCCTATGAGTATATTAGAAAGCAAGAGATGAGTGCTTTTTTAAATGATCTCTTCTTCAATTTCGCAAACAAAACAATCCTATTGAAAGACCACCTTTCAACTTTGAGCCTGAACGTGATTAGCCGCATGGTGTTGGGGAAGAAGTACTCGGAGAAGAGTGAGAACTCCATAATTTCCCCTGACGAGTTCAAGAAGATGCTCGACGAGTTGTTTTTGCTGAATGGGGTTTTCAACATCGGGGACTTCATCCCTTGGATTGATTTCTTGGACTTGCAGGGTTACATTAAGAGGATGAAGGCTTTGGGGAAAAAGTTTGATATGTTCATGGAGCATGTGTTGGAGGAACACATTGAGAGAAGGAAAGGGGTGAAGGATTATGTTGCCAAAGACATGGTGGATGTGCTTTTGCAACTTGCCGAGGATCCTACTCTTGAGGTCAAGCTCGAGAGGCGTGGAGTCAAAGCTTTTACTCAGGTACATGCCtaatcttttttgtttttaagttctttgatattttatttgtttaagGTTCTAACGATGAATGACGTCTACAACTCCTTTATTTGCTTATAATAGAATTACATTATTAATGATGTGAACACAAACAAATGATCAAAGAGTATTATACTTTTAGATAAtttcttaaattattttattttccatctctcctttttcttcacctGTCTATATCTCCACCTTCTTTTACCATTATCAATACATCtatcattttctttctcttttccatTTTTTACATTATCTAATCTCAAGTCCTGTATGTGAAGTCACATCTCTTGCAAGGGTATACCACTATTGTAATTGCCTATCGTTTTCTAGTCTATCAGTGAAAACAAATAGTATTCACTAAAAAATTAATGACAAATTAagattctttttaatttttaaatcaaGATACATTTCTTCCGATCTCAATCTTTCTACATGAATAACTCTTAGTCCTCCAATATCATTTTCCTAGTCTATGATAACTTAGAGCTTCTAAACTACCAGCCAAATGGGCAAATGTCCACTTTTTAAAGTATATAATTTGTATGTAGAAGAGTTTTGTATAAATATTCAATTATATTTACTTATGTTTTTCATACTTATTTTTCTTATTACATGTAGACAAAGCCTTACATTAGGCTAACTCTTTTTTCATATCTATTTATTAGGACCTAATAGCAGGTGGGACAGAGAGCTCTGCCGTAACTGTAGAATGGGCAATCACTGAGCTCTTGAGAAAACCAGAGATCTTCAAGAGAGCAACAGAGGAGCTAGACAGGGTGGTAGGGAGAGAAAGATGGGTTGAAGAGAATGACATTGTCAATTTACCTTATGTTAATGCCATTGTTAAAGAAGCGATGCGGCTGCACCCTGTGGCACCAATGTTAGTGCCAAGACTAGCACGAGAGGACTGCAACATTGCTGGGTATGATATCCCCAAAGGAACACAAGTGCTTGTCAATACTTGGACTATTAGTAGAGATCCTGAAATTTGGGACAATCCAACCGAATTCAAACCAGAGAGGTTTATAGGGAAGGAGATTGACGTGAAAGGCCATGACTTTGAGTTGTTGCCATTTGGTGCGGGTAGAAGGATTTGTCCTGGGTACCCTCTTGGCCTTAAAGTGATTCAGGCAAGTTTGGCCAATCTGTTGCATGGCTTTAATTGGAGGCTACCTGATACTATAAAGAAGGAGGACTTGAACATGGAGGAGATTTTTGGGTTATCCACACCTAAGAAAATACCTTTAGAAGTTGTTGTTGAGCCTAGACTCCCAAACCATCTCTATTCCCTCTAAGTGTTTACTCTACTCTTAGATTTTCTCTCTAAGAACTTCAAGAATAATGTGATTTGTGGAAGCTCAATGTCATCAAACTCgtgtcaagaaaaaaaaaagacttccTTTTTGTAAGATTGATGAAAAAATTATGATGTTTGAGAGTAGGAGTGCTAATTATCAGTGCGCGCGTGTAACTCAGTTTGAATTGTCTGTGTTTCACTGTTTGGTAATATTTATGTATCTTATTGAAATATATGAATGTGGATTTTTTTAAGGGATTTCGCCTAGTCTTCTGccccgggttcgatcccctctgaggtaaaaaataatacctTTGTGTCAAGGACATCACAACCGTATCCCGAGCCAAGATTAATCACGTAGGGACATTTTCCCCTTAAAAAAAAGGAACACTTAAGCATTGATCTGTTTGGTAAGCATGAGAGGCAACAGAGAGAAATCAAGCATAGAGGGTTGTGTTTGGTTATAGGGAAGAAAATGAGCTAAGAGAGTGTTGATTTTATAGGTTGTTTAGTAggagagaaattgaaaagaacAGCGAAAAGAGAGAAGGTCATAGTATTAGTGTTAGCTTGATCAACACAGTAATGACATTTTCTTGTAGTGTAAACGTGTTTTCACAAGTTTATTTATAAGACCAATGTTTACAATCCAAGACCCTCAATCTCCTTGTTATCTCTCACAATCTCTCTCTAAAAAGTGTAAGAAATCTCAAAGAATTCTGAAAATTTCTATTTATATGAGCGTTAACCGTCTTTCATTCGGCTAAGCGAGTTTTCTACTTTTCCTTTAAAAAGGCGAGCGCTTAAGTGAGCTTCATTTTCATTCTCTGCCATGCAATTTCGCTTAAGCGAATTTGTTCCAAAATCATAACCTCTATCATGTAATTTCACTTAAGTGTGATCCAATTTGACTTAAGAGAAATTCCATTAATCTTGCCTTTTGATCTTCAATTGCTTAGATCTTTTAAACTTTtctttcaattaaaaataaagagtttaaaagtaaaaactaaCATTTTTAACATAGTatctatataaaaaattaactaCTTACTAGTTTCATCAATTGATTAGGGAttatttaaaagatattttacACATTTAGAACATAGAAATGCCCAAATGAAAATTAGGTAAATTATGCACTTATAATTAGAAGAAGAAACTAATGAAGATTTGGGGTTCAAAATGCTTAGATCCTTTAATTTGACTATCCTAGCAAAGTGGTGGTGGCTCCTAAATAACGAGGACCCTCTGGTTTCAAGATTTTGAAAGCATCTTATTACAACCACTCTTCTATTTAGGAGACAAATTGGGCTTTAAGCCTAGTTATACATGGCAGAGCATCCTTCAATCCAAAGTTGTTGTGATAAAGGTTGTTTGTCGAGGATTGGCGCGGGAGATAAGGTTAATATATGGAATGATAGGTAGTTAGTGACAAATCCAGGAAAATTATGTTATTGGGGCAAAAtatgtataatatttttttacaaaatatatatttgtaaCATAAAATATAATACATCACTATTAAAAGTTGAGTTTTACTACTATGCAAGTTAAACATTTTGGTGGGGGCACATGAGGCAATTAATTACACTGAATTTTTATGCAAACAGTAATGTAATACATGAGTAGTATTTCAGGATTGGGGTCCAAAACCATTCCGTGTTCTGAATTGCTGGTTGGAGGATGCTA
This portion of the Lotus japonicus ecotype B-129 chromosome 3, LjGifu_v1.2 genome encodes:
- the LOC130746450 gene encoding trimethyltridecatetraene synthase-like, whose protein sequence is MATQLAAVPSYWVTTAATCLAAFAILLLFKRRLSSRSKYNLPPGPKPWPIIGNLNLIGSLPHQSIHALSQKYGPIMHVWFGSNPVVVGSSVDMAKAILKTHDATLAGRPKFAAGKYTTYNYSNITWSQYGPYWRQARRMCLMELFSAKRLDSYEYIRKQEMSAFLNDLFFNFANKTILLKDHLSTLSLNVISRMVLGKKYSEKSENSIISPDEFKKMLDELFLLNGVFNIGDFIPWIDFLDLQGYIKRMKALGKKFDMFMEHVLEEHIERRKGVKDYVAKDMVDVLLQLAEDPTLEVKLERRGVKAFTQDLIAGGTESSAVTVEWAITELLRKPEIFKRATEELDRVVGRERWVEENDIVNLPYVNAIVKEAMRLHPVAPMLVPRLAREDCNIAGYDIPKGTQVLVNTWTISRDPEIWDNPTEFKPERFIGKEIDVKGHDFELLPFGAGRRICPGYPLGLKVIQASLANLLHGFNWRLPDTIKKEDLNMEEIFGLSTPKKIPLEVVVEPRLPNHLYSL